CTCAAAGAAGATGTTTTGCTGCAATTTTTCGGGGACTTTGTGCTGCTAAATGAGATTCTCACCGGTCCCCAAACAAAGCAGTGCCTGCAAAAGATTGGCATCAAGTATGGTATGCAAATTGAAGATCAGTTCAGGTCTGAGCAGGAAAACCAAAAAGAACTATCCGTTGAGCAGTATGCACAGCTGGTAACAGATTTTTTCAGCAGTTTGGGCGGAGAATATAAGGTGTCCTCATGGGATCGGGAGAAAGTGATTTTTACCTGCCGCAAGTGCCCTTTTGGGCATATGGTCTTAAAAACTCCTGCTCTTTGCGAGGTTTCTGCCGGTGTGCTGGGCGGTATGGCAGCAAGAAATTTCAGCTACAGCAAAGTCAGTCCGGAGCGCTCCGTTGCTCATAAATCATGTGACTGTACAATCACTGTTTATATCAAGGAGACCCAGGACGCTGCGGAGGCGGAGGGTACGTTTTTCCCCAATGAACCCAGGGCATATATGCTGACAAGAAATGAAATTCAGGCTATGAGTGAAGACGCCGTTTCCACCAGCAATGTCTATAGAAATTATGTCCAGAGCCTGGAAAACCTGCAAACAATCCACCGTGAAATGGAGACTGAGTATAATCAGTTAAGGGACGAGATTTTCTCCGACCTGAAGCTGGGCGTACTGACCGTCAATGTTTCCGGAAAAATAACCTATATGAACAAAACGGCACAGAATCTTTTGCATGCGGAAAATCACTGGGATACCGCCGTAACTCAGGAGTTTCAGCGACTGCTTTCTGGAACACTGCATGAAAATACTCGTCATAACCAATATATTTTAAATGTCCCTTTTCCTGAAGGTACCCGCTATTATTCCGTTAACACAGCGCCCCTGTTGGGTGAAGATGGGGAAGTTACAGGTGCGGTCAGTGTTTTTCAGGATGTTACGGAGCAAAAAATCCTGGAAGCCGAGATGCTGCAGATGGAGAAGTTTTCCCTGGTGGCGGAACTGGCGGCGGGAACGGCCCATGAGATTCGCAATCCCATGACCACAATGCGCGGTTTTTTGCAAATCCTGGCCAAAGAATTTAAGTCAGGGACCAAAGGTTACGAATATTGTGAATTGATGATTGAGGAAATTGACCGGGCCAATGCCATTATTAAGGAATTCTTACTATTAACTAAGCCGGCGGCACCTAATTTGCGTGAATGTGATTTACATGTGATTCTGGAAGAAATTTTTATGCTTATTGAGAGCAAGTCATTATTGGAAGATGTAAAGCTAAATAAGCGCTATGCCAAAAGTTTACCGCTGGTAGAGGCCGATCCGGCTCAGATTAAACAGGTCTTTTTAAACCTGGCCACCAATGCCATTCAGGCCATGCCCGCCGGCGGGGAGCTTACCATTGCTACTTCGGTATCCAACGGCACCGTAGTTGTGCGCTTTACCGATACCGGATGCGGCATTGAGGAAGCCCAGTTAGCCCGATTGTTTGACCCCTTTTTTACCACCAAAGAACAGGGAACCGGCCTGGGCCTGACCATTTCCTACCGTATTATAGAAGGTCACCGTGGGCGGCTGCATGCCGACAGTACGCCGGGCAAAGGGACCACATTTTATGTGGAGTTGCCTGGGCTGAAAAAATAAATCCTTTTGTACGAGAAGACGCGCTGCAGCAGCGCGTTTATTTTTTTTGCCCAAAGTGCCAGGACCCCTGATCTGTATAGGATTTGGCGCTTGGGAAATTATAATATCTGCGTAATTTTCTGCGGAGGTGCATAACTTTTGGAGCAAGCTGCAGGTGAGTTGGTTATTATCGGCGGTGCCGAAGACAAGGACGGGGAATGTGAAATTTTGCAGCATTTTTTTTCACTGGCCAAAGGCAGAGATGCCCGGTTGCTGGTTTTGTCTACGGCCAGTACCGATCCTGATGCCGGAGAGCAATACCGGCAGATTTTTTCAGCTATGGGCGCAGCCGAGGTAAGGGTTCTTGCCGTACAGTCCCGGCAAAAAGCAAATTCACCGGAATATGCCCGTATATTTGCGGAGTGTACCGGTATTTTCTTTACCGGGGGAGATCAACTGCGCATCACCGGGATACTGGGTGGCAGCCTGTTGGGTGAAGCGCTGTTTAAAGCCCACCGGGACGGAGTGGTCATTGCCGGAACCAGTGCCGGTGCTTCTGTAATGAGTGAGACCATGCTGGTGGGAGGGGCAAATGATGCCACACCCAAAAAAGAAATCATCCGTATGGCACCCGGTCTGGGGCTCTTAAAGGGAGCGGTGATTGATCAGCACTTTGCCCAGCGGGGCAGAATCGGCCGCCTCCTGGCTGCAGTTGCGCATAACCCCGTTATTTTGGGCATCGGATTGGATGAGGACACCGCCATAATATATAAGCCTGTGGGGGAGTATGAAGTTGTGGGTTCCGGGTCTGTCACTCTCATTGACGGTCGGGAAGTGGCCTGTTCCAACGTATCGGAATCCACTGCCGAAGAACCGCTGGTTTTAACCAATGTAAGATTGCATATTCTTTCCAGAAACTATGCTTTTAAGATAACCGGCCGGCAGATAAGGATACATCCTTTGAAGGAGGATACTTAAGCTGTGAGAATCAGGGAATTATCATTTTTTTGCGGAAGAAATATTTACAGTCACCGCCCGGTGATGAAAATGATACTGGATTTGACGGAGCGACGCCTGTTTCGTACCGATAACGACCCTGAGTTTGCCCGCCGCCTGCGGGACATGCTTCCAGGTTTGGCAGATCACCATTGTTCCCGGGGAGTGCCCGGCGGATTTTTGGAACGAATGGCAGAGGGAACCTATCTTGGCCATGTGGTGGAGCATGTTTTTCTCGAGCTGCAAAACATGGCCGGTGTAGGTACAAAGTACGGTAAGACCATTAACACCCCGGATGGGCTGACTGAAGTTATTTGTGAATACCGCTGCCGCCCGGCGGCAGAGTTGCTGGCCAAGGCCGCCGTTGCCGCTGTTTTGGCCGCGTTGGAAGGCTCCTCTGCTGATGTTGGCCATTGGCTGGCGGAGGCAAAAAAAGCGGTGGACCGGCACATGCCCGGGCCCAGCACCGCAGCAATTCTGGCTGCGGCAAAAAAGCGGCACATCCCCATTCAGCCTTTGGCCGAAGAGAACAGTCTTTATCGTCTGGGGACCGGTAAGTACCAAAAAAGAATCATGGCCAGTATTACCGAACATACCAGCTGTGTAGCTGTGGACATTGCCGGCAGCAAACCATTGACTAATGATTTGCTGAGAAATGAAGGGCTACCTGTCCCCGCAAGTGAAGTTGTCTATACTTTGGCGGATGCACAGGCTGCAGCTGAGCGGATTGGTTATCCGGTGGTGATTAAGCCGGATAACGGCAATCAGGGCAAAGGTGTCTCCATGAATTTACTGACAGCAGAAGAGGTGGCCAATGCTTTTCAGGCTGCAGCTGTCTGCTCAAAAGCCGTTATGGTGGAATCCTACCTTAAGGGCCGGCATTATCGGCTGTTGGTGGTTAACGGCAGCATGTTGGCTGCTGCAGAAAGAATTCCTGCCCACGTCACAGGAGACGGCTTAAGTACCATACACCAGTTAATAGCGCAAGCCAACAAGGATCCCCTGCGCGGTGAAGGTCATGAAAAGCCGCTTACTAAAATTGTGTTGGATCAGATTGCACTGCGTGTTTTGGAGAAACAGGGCTTTTCTCCCCAAGATGTGCCGGCGGCGGGCTTACAGATCCTGCTGAGGGAAAATGCCAATCTGTCCACCGGAGGCACAGCCGTTGATGTGACCGATGAAGTCCATCCTCTGCAGGAAGCATTGGCTGTTTCGGCGGTGCAGGCAGTGGGTCTGGATATTGCCGGCGTAGATGTGGTGATGGAGGATATTACCAGTTCCCCGGAGTCGCAGTCCGGGGGTATTATTGAAGTAAATGCGGCGCCGGGACTGCGTATGCACCTGCATCCCTCCCGGGGAAAAAGCAGGGATGTGGGCAAAGCCATTGTAGACATGCTCTTTCCCCCGGGAAGTCCGGTTCGGGTCCCGGTTTTTAGTGTTACCGGCACAAACGGCAAAACCACCACTGCAAGGATGTTGGAGTTTGTCATGCGGCGCCACGGCCTGTATACCGGAATTTGCTGCACCGACGGCATATATTTTAACGGCCAACAGGTTAAGAAGGGAGACTTAACCGGGCCGCTCAGCGCCAGGACCGTTTTGGCCCATCCTGATATTGAGGTGGCGGTGCTGGAAACGGCACGCGGGGGGCTGATTCGCCGCGGGTTGGGATATGACCGGGCTGATGTGGCGGTGATTACCAATATACGAGCCGACCATCTGGGCCAGGACGGCATAGAAACCCTGGATGACCTGGCCCATGTAAAAAGCCTGGTGGCGGAAGCTGTTTATCCCGCCGGCTGTGTTGTGCTAAATGCCGATGAACCCCATGTTAATGAACT
This Dethiobacter alkaliphilus AHT 1 DNA region includes the following protein-coding sequences:
- a CDS encoding two-component system sensor histidine kinase NtrB, giving the protein MDLKEDVLLQFFGDFVLLNEILTGPQTKQCLQKIGIKYGMQIEDQFRSEQENQKELSVEQYAQLVTDFFSSLGGEYKVSSWDREKVIFTCRKCPFGHMVLKTPALCEVSAGVLGGMAARNFSYSKVSPERSVAHKSCDCTITVYIKETQDAAEAEGTFFPNEPRAYMLTRNEIQAMSEDAVSTSNVYRNYVQSLENLQTIHREMETEYNQLRDEIFSDLKLGVLTVNVSGKITYMNKTAQNLLHAENHWDTAVTQEFQRLLSGTLHENTRHNQYILNVPFPEGTRYYSVNTAPLLGEDGEVTGAVSVFQDVTEQKILEAEMLQMEKFSLVAELAAGTAHEIRNPMTTMRGFLQILAKEFKSGTKGYEYCELMIEEIDRANAIIKEFLLLTKPAAPNLRECDLHVILEEIFMLIESKSLLEDVKLNKRYAKSLPLVEADPAQIKQVFLNLATNAIQAMPAGGELTIATSVSNGTVVVRFTDTGCGIEEAQLARLFDPFFTTKEQGTGLGLTISYRIIEGHRGRLHADSTPGKGTTFYVELPGLKK
- a CDS encoding cyanophycinase; translation: MEQAAGELVIIGGAEDKDGECEILQHFFSLAKGRDARLLVLSTASTDPDAGEQYRQIFSAMGAAEVRVLAVQSRQKANSPEYARIFAECTGIFFTGGDQLRITGILGGSLLGEALFKAHRDGVVIAGTSAGASVMSETMLVGGANDATPKKEIIRMAPGLGLLKGAVIDQHFAQRGRIGRLLAAVAHNPVILGIGLDEDTAIIYKPVGEYEVVGSGSVTLIDGREVACSNVSESTAEEPLVLTNVRLHILSRNYAFKITGRQIRIHPLKEDT
- the cphA gene encoding cyanophycin synthetase: MRIRELSFFCGRNIYSHRPVMKMILDLTERRLFRTDNDPEFARRLRDMLPGLADHHCSRGVPGGFLERMAEGTYLGHVVEHVFLELQNMAGVGTKYGKTINTPDGLTEVICEYRCRPAAELLAKAAVAAVLAALEGSSADVGHWLAEAKKAVDRHMPGPSTAAILAAAKKRHIPIQPLAEENSLYRLGTGKYQKRIMASITEHTSCVAVDIAGSKPLTNDLLRNEGLPVPASEVVYTLADAQAAAERIGYPVVIKPDNGNQGKGVSMNLLTAEEVANAFQAAAVCSKAVMVESYLKGRHYRLLVVNGSMLAAAERIPAHVTGDGLSTIHQLIAQANKDPLRGEGHEKPLTKIVLDQIALRVLEKQGFSPQDVPAAGLQILLRENANLSTGGTAVDVTDEVHPLQEALAVSAVQAVGLDIAGVDVVMEDITSSPESQSGGIIEVNAAPGLRMHLHPSRGKSRDVGKAIVDMLFPPGSPVRVPVFSVTGTNGKTTTARMLEFVMRRHGLYTGICCTDGIYFNGQQVKKGDLTGPLSARTVLAHPDIEVAVLETARGGLIRRGLGYDRADVAVITNIRADHLGQDGIETLDDLAHVKSLVAEAVYPAGCVVLNADEPHVNELAARVWAEVIYVSMQSDNIVVRHHLGKGGRAVFVRRGLVLAAHGSGVVPVGRVRSFVVTHGGRALHQVENLLGALAACWGFGLSPRQAAAYLRTFAAQPGDNPGRCNLYQVGDIRVLVDYGHNADGIEKTGLLAKKLGAERLIGVVGVPGDRSDELVMQAGQAAAGFFDLLVIKEDHDLRGRRPREVAGLLMRGALNAGRDRAALKVEPNERRAVKKALALSRPGDLVVIFYEDLAAVLAEIMERGSVKQPVQEACVAGEENRSAIHPPPAGITGSRANT